The Chamaesiphon minutus PCC 6605 DNA window GTAATTTTAATTTCTGTAACTAGTTTCCCATCGCGCACATCCCAGATTTTAATTTTTTCATCATTACCGACAGAAGCTAAATAACGCTTATCAGGACTAAAGCTGACATCGAGGGCAAAATCATTATGCTTTAAAGTGCGAACCAGTTTACCATCTGCGACTTGCCAGATCTTAATTGTATTATCTTCACTCGCTGAAGCGATCGAGCGATCGTCGGGACTAAAACTCAGGCCATATACCCAATCTTTATGACCGCTAATAGTTCGGAATAATCGACCATCTGCCGTCCAGATTCTAATTTGCTTGTCCGAGCCAGCGGTAGCTAGATATTTTCCGTTATTACTATAAGTTACCCTTTTGATGCTTAAATCGCTAGCACTAACATTACGTTCTAATGCACGATCGGGTTCCCAAATAATTACCTGAGAATCTGTTGCTGCTAGTGCGATCCGTCGCCCGTCAGGACTATAGCTGATACTTTTATATTCTGTTTGGTTCGAGCTAATGTGAGCGAGTAAGATATTCCCCCAATCATTAGCATTAATTGTCGATCGAGAATAGGCTAAAATGCGATCGAAGTCCCAGATTTTCAGAGTTCCTCCAGCGGTTGCTAATTCTCTGTTATTGGGATTAAAAGCTACATAAAAGCCTTCTTCATGGATCTTTTCGAGCGTTTTATATAACTTAAATTCACCAGCTTTAATTTGCCAAATTTTTAAGCTTTTGTCGCTACCACCGCCACTGGATACCAACCATTTACCATCTTGTCGAAACGAGAGCGAATACGCCCAATCTTGATGACCAGTAAGAATTTGCGGACTCTTGCTAGTTTGCCATGCCCACACTTTAATCGTTGTGTCAGTACTGGCAGCAGCGAGAAACTTACCATCGACACTAAATTTCAGATCCCGAAAACTGTGAGTGCGATCGCCTACTTCTCCAGGAGTTTTAGGAAATGCTAACACTTTCATAATCTTGCCACTCTTCACTTCCCAAATGACAATTTCGGCATTTTGAGAATCGGTATTAGTTGCCGCCGCAATATACTTCGCATCTTGCGTAATTGCCACGCGCAAAAACTTGTCCCGTCGCTCGTATGGTGCCAATGTTGGGGTAACTTGTTTGCCTTCAATATTCCAAATTCTTACTCGATTATCATCACCTACCGTTACGATCTTTTTACTGTCGGTACTAATAGCGAGATCTTTTAAAGATTGGGAATGGGGAATCACGATAATTTCTTTACCATCTGGTTGCCAAATCTTCAGCGATCGATCTTTACTAACTGATGCAATAAATTTACCATCAGAGCTATAGTTAACCCCTGTAACGGTATTTTGATGCGTGAGACGGTTGCGTTCGAGCGTACCGTAGAGAGAGTATTGAAGATTGGTTTCGGTTTCTGGCTGTAACTGCCGATCCGGATCGTTTAGTAATAATTTGGCGGCTTCTAAAGTCCCAATTAAAGTTTCGAGAGTATGCTTGGAATTATCTGATTTAATTAATGCTTGATTGAGGGCATTTTTAGCCGTAATTGTAGCAATCTGGGCTTTCTCTTTTTCTCGCCGCGCTTCGGCACCTAGATACAAAGCACTGAAGGCAAATAAGATGGCAATTCCCGACAGCAACCACAGTTGTTTGATACGTTGCTGAAGCACTTCTTGATTGGCTTCATAAATGCGCTGTTCGCGACAAGTACTGAGAAACTGACTATCGATATTACTTAAATTTTTGCCTTTAGACCAAGTTAGTGCGTCTTCCAAGGCTTTACCTCGAAGCAATCGAGAATTATCTTGCTTGTTCGATTCGAGCCACTCCTTAACAGCCGTACCATACGGACGGAAGCTGGCGAGCTGTTTATCTACCCACGATCGATTAAATATCTCGGCATAAATTGGATTGGCAACTCGCAATCGATCGCCAAATTTAACCGTAATTCCCGATAATTGTAACTCGCGTTCTTCGGGGAGATTATCGATCGAGATCGATCGGTCGGTTAAAATCTGGCGATACAGCCCTAATAAGCTACTCGATCGAGTTTCACTAGCAGTCAATCGTGCCGCGATCGTTTTAAAATGTGGCGGATTATCTTTACTTTCCCAGTCTTCTAATATCTCCGCTTGCACTAGTTTTTTAATAACAGCAACTGCATCATTCGATCGCACGAATAGATTACTTTGCGTGAGTAAATAGCACAACTTTTGAGTCAAAAATGGTTGCCCGCCCGTCCATTCTAAAATATTTGCTAGCGTCGCTTGCGGGTTGTCCGTTAGCTCCATCAATCCGATCGCGAGTGGGCTAGCTTCTGCTAATGTAAATCCCGTTAATTCGATCGCCCGTCCGACATTAAATGGCGTGCGTCTTTTGTCGGCGATTAAATCTGAAGGTGTAGCTACACCAATTAAAGCAAAGGTGAGGCGTTGGTAATCGGGATTCGTCGCTCGGCGATCGTAACAACTCCGAATAATTGCAAAGAAATCATCTGTCGAAAAATCCAAGCTCAGAGTACTATCGATCTCATCGATAAAAATCGCCAACGGCGTGGTTGTATTGGGCAACAGCACCGTTTCAATAAACTCAGCCAACCGCTGGGGGGGCGGCAAAAAATCGCGTTCTTGCCACCAACTTTTCATAAATTGGAGCGGATTGGCTAACTTAAAATCTTTCACTAAAGTATAGGCAATTCCTGCATACCACTGTTCCGGCTGAATATTCCCGCTCCCCCTACCCGAAACATCGATCGTCGTACAAGCCACTCCCTCGCCCCGCAACCTGTGCAAAGTCCGCACCAGCAGGCTGGTTTTGCCCATTTGGCGAGAGTTAAAGACATAGCAAAAATCGCCCGCCTTCAACCCATCATAAAAATCGCGATCGGCACGGCGGATGGCATAGCTGGGTGCATGTTCTGGCAAACTGCCCCCAACTCGATACTCATAGGGTTCGCGTTCTAGCATCGATCGTGGAGGGGTATCCAGGGGTACCCGCAGGTTGTCGCAGTAGCCATAGGCATGAATTGAGCTTGAGCAGTTCTCTAACCTTATCAAAACATAGCCAAATCGAGAACAGACCCCTTATATATTGAGTTTTAATTGAGTTTTAATTGACTTAATATCGAGAAATTACTAGAATTACTAGATGTAAGTAATGCCAATGACTCACATCTTGCAGCATTATCTAAAGACGAGTGCCTAATGTAGATCTGAGGGTATCCCCAAGGGGCACCCAAGTTCTACACTAAGCACTAAGACATTTAAATTATCTCGACACACCCCCGAACCCCAGCTTCACAGCCGCATAATACGTTCCTGGAGAGATCGATGCCACGCTCAGTTAGACTTCGATCGGATGTTATCGGTAGGGTACAAACGCTCGTCCATCACAACTTTTTTTGTCAAAACGACTTAGCTGACGAACTTGGCTTCGCGCAATCTACTATTAGTAATTTTATTAACGGTATCCCCGTCGATCGACGGATCTTTCAGGCGATTTGTGAAAAGTTGGGGATTGAGGATTGGCGCGCCTTTGCAGAAATGCCCCAGCAGAGGGGGAGCGGGGGAGAGAGTGAAACGCGGGAGATGGGGGGACAGAGACAGCCGCAAGAACAGCAGGTTTTGAGTCAACGCTCGGTACAGCCGATAGTTGTGCCTGCACCGCTACCGCCGAGCGCGACAGAGCTATTGCCCTTAGAAACGCCAGAAGGCTCGGTACCACTCAACTCTAACTTTTATATCGAGCGACTGCCGCAAGAGACTTATTGCAAAACCGAAATTGCTAAACCCCACGCGCTGATCCGACTTAAAGCACCGCGCCAAATGGGTAAAACCTCGCTGATGCTGCGCTTATTGCGTCAAGCCGAAAGTCAGGGCGATCGGACGGTATATCTGAGTTTAGAACAAGTAATGGAGCAAGCGTGGAGCGATGCCGATCTCTTTTTGCACTGGTTTTGCGCTAGTGTCGCGCTTAAAACTCAGCATAAATTTCAGCACGAAGAATATGCCAGTCTCACCACAATGGTGGGGAGTACGCTCGGTACTCAGGAATATTTCGAGAGCTACTTATTGCCCGATTTAGTCGCACCGCTGACTATTGGCTTAGACTCGATCGATCGATTATTCGATTATCCCCATCTATACAACAACTTTTTTAGCCTCTTACGCAGTCTCCACGAAGCGGGAAAACATACCGAAGTCCTCAGCAAACTGCGACTGATTATCTCTCACGCCGCCGAAGTCTATGTCCCGCTAGAAATCGATCGATCGCCATTCAATGTCGGGATTAGTATCGAACTAGGCGAATTTACATCCGATCGAGTGACATTACTCGCCGCCAAACATCAATTAAACTGGACGCAGATAGATATCGACAATTTGATGAGCGTCATCGGCGGACATCCTTTTTTAGTCAGACTGGCGATGTTCGAGATTGCCAGCAATAATATCGATTTATCGACTTTACTAACGACGGCTACCAGTCGTGAGGGCATTTTTTATCGCCATCACCTAGCACGGCTCGAAACCAACCTCCATACTCAACCAGATTTACTCGCCGCGATGGCTAGTGTCATCCGCACTCCAGAAGGGGCAATGTTATCCCCTAGCTTGAAAGGAAAACTAGAAGGACTGGGTTTGGTTAAATACCAAGGTGAAGTTGTCGTTCCTAGGTGCGAGCTGTACCGTCAATATTTTCGGGCGTTATCGAGCTGATGTAACATCAGTTGCTTCGATCGGCGCAGCCAACGACTGGAAGTCGTGGCTGGTGTTGCGAAGTCCGCCTACGCGGACTAGTTAATCAGTCCGCGTAGGCGGACTTCGCAACACTAGCAGCGGTTTCTAACCGCTGAGGTTATCCGTAGCCACTAGCGTTAATACAATTTCCTAGTTTCGCAATCTTGCAGCGATCGAAACTAAATAACAACTAAATAGTAGCAAAAACATCTGTTTGCGGAATTCAGTGTTGTGGATTGTTTAATAATCTCATACCCACTCACTCACACCGATCGCCGTCATGTCCAAGCAAATTTTTATCTCTGGTTTGACTCTACTTTCTGTATTATTTGCTACAGCTACTAGCGGCTCTGCCGAACTCGCACCTGGAGTCAACACCTTAACTATCAAACGGATCGAAGAATCGAAAACTCCATCACGTACCAACAATCGCCAGTTCGCCAACGCCAGCGAGAGATCGATGGCATACGTGCGGCAGGGTTTAGCCGCTCAAAGAGCTGGTAACGATCGCCTAGCACTAGAATACTACTATCGCGCCGTGAAACTAGATCGTACCAATGCTGTCGCCTTCATGGCAGCCGGAAATCTCTTAGGCGATACAGATGAAGGTATTAGTTGCATGAAAGCCGCCGCATTGCTATTTCAACGTCAGGAAAACCAAGAAGGCTACGAAATGGCAACCAATTGGTTGGCAGAACGCGGAGCGTCGGAATAGGGGGTAGAGGGTAGGGGGTAGGCTTTAGGCTTTGGGCTTTGGGCTTTAGGCTTTAGCTTTAGGCTTTAGGCTTTAGGCTTTAGGCTTTAGGCTTTAAGCTTTAGGCTTTAGGGGATTTTGGATAAACGATCCCATCCACCCATCCTACGGTGGTACAGTCCACCCATCTACCCATCCCCCCGCAAGTTGGCAGTATGTAGCCCATCGAAACATCGATTATTAACAACAATGGAACTAGCCAACCTAATTCAAAAAATCGATCGAGTGCAGCTCGAATCGTTACCCACATTAGATCTGAGCTTTCACCAGCTCGGTATTTTACCAGATAGCGTCGGCAATCTATCAAGCTTAATTACTCTATCTTTACTTAACAATAACCTGATTAATTTGCCAGAAACGATCGGCAATCTTGCCAAACTTACTAGTTTATCTCTCAGTAGCAATCAACTGAGTAACTTACCCGATTGCCTTGGCAAGCTATCAAATTTAACCAACCTATATATAGGCTCCAATCGATTAGTTAATATCCCCGAAAATATCGGTAATTTCTCAAAGTTGATTAAGTTGAGCCTCAGAGATAATCTCCTAAATAAGCTCCCCGAAAGTATCGGTAGTCTCAGTAATTTAACCTGCCTACATCTCGATCGCAATCGACTAATCAGCCTGCCAGCCAGTATCGAATACCTCACTAACTTAACCGAGTTAAACCTCAGCGGTAACTCACTCGATCGCTTACCAGACACTATCAGTAGGCTTACCAACTTAACCGAATTAAAGCTAAATGGCAATCGACTCACAAGTCTGCCCGAAAGTATTTGCAATCTCAAAAATTTAACAGAACTGCATCTCGATGGTAATCCGCTCACAGATTTATCCATTCTTCAAGAATTACCTAAATTAGAAACCGTTCGGTTTCAAGGTGTCAATCTGCGCTATCAATATTGGAGCGATTTGAGTAGCTGGAAACTTCAGCGACTATTAGCTAAATATAGAATCGAAATCGATCGAAAATCGATCGAATCAACCAAAAGCAAATTAACTATCGACTAACCATAACTATCCCATCCAACCTCTACCCTCTTCTGCCTTCTGCCTAAAACCTAAAACCTAAAACCTAAAGCCCAAAACCTAAAGCCTAAAACCTAAAGCCTAAAGCCTAAAACCTAAAGCCTAAAGCAACCGAACCCCCACGGACGGATATTACTGCGCCCGAATCATGAGAGCCTAGTTAATACTTCGTTACAATAAACGTAATCGATAAAAAACGCTCCTAGACTCAAAGAAAGAGGTCGCTGTAGATGAATGGTAATATTCGGGTGGGTTCCTTATTTGGCATCCCTTTTTATGTAAACCCCTCATGGTTCCTAGTGTTGGGCTTGGTCACATGGAGTTATGGCGAAGGCTTGGCGGCGCAATTTCCAGATTTGCCAGGTAGCACCCCCTTACTCTTAGGCTTAGTTACCGCCTTACTCTTATTTAGTTCCGTACTCGCACACGAGCTAGGACACAGCTTCGTCGCGATTAAACAAGGAATCAAAGTAGACTCGATTACCCTATTCTTATTCGGCGGATTAGCCAGCTTAGAAAAAGAATCCGACAGCCCTGCTAACGCCTTTTGGGTCGCGATCGCTGGCCCTGCGGTAAGCTTAGTTATCGCGGCTATTCTGACTGGACTCGGTTTCGCCACTCATATTACTGGCCCCTTAGCCGCCATTGCCGCCGTACTGGCAGCTATTAACCTCTCGCTCGGTTTATTCAACCTGATTCCTGGTTTACCCCTCGATGGTGGTAACATTCTCAAAGCGATCGTCTGGAAAGTCACTGGAAATCAATACAAAGGCGTCAAAATCGCCAGTATCGTCGGTCAAGCCTTTGGTTGGGTCGCAATCGCTTCTGGCCTATTGCCTGTATTCTTATATGGTAGCTTCGACAACTTCTGGAACCTGCTAATCGGTTCGTTCTTACTTCAAAATGCTGGTAAATCCGCTCAGTATGCGCGAGTTCAAGAACGCTTGACCGGATTGACTGTCGCCGATGCTGTTACTCCTAACAGTCCCATCATTCGTGACAATATCACTCTCCGCGAATTTGTAGACCAACGTACCCTCGCTGGTAGCAACTGGCAGAAGTTCTTAGTAACTAACGAATCTGGACACTTAGTCGGCGAACTCGCCCTAGACGCACTCAAAGATGTCCGTTCCGATCGTTGGGCGCACACTCTAGTCAGCGAGATCGTACAATCGATCGAGCCATCGACAATTATTATCAGCGATCGACCATTATTGCAAGCGATCGAACAATTAGAATCCAAGCATGTCAGCACCCTTAGTGTCACCGATAGCGAAGGTATTCTCGTCGGACTCTTAGAAAAAACAGCCGTAATTAACCTGATCCACCGCCAACCACAGGCCAATCCTGCTTAGATCTAGAGGTCGAGATCTTTTAGAACTAGCATAGACCATCGGGTACCCACGAGGGGCACCCCTACACAATCGATCTGTAGGGGTGCCCCTCGTGGGTACCCTAGTTTTTAGCCGCAGCTAATTCTCATTATGATTGGGATTTCCCCGCAATTACTCGCTAGAAGTAACCCGATTGTCATGGTAGTGTAAATTAATTGCGATCGTCTGCAAATAACATTTAGCCACTTCTAAATCCATCCCATGCGACCAAAGTTTGTCCCGATAATTCTGGCTGGCGGTAAAGGCGAACGGTTTTGGCCGCTGAGCCGCAAACATCGTCCCAAACAGTTTCTCTGCCTCGATGGTAGCGGCGAAAGTCTGATCCAAGCCACAGCTAACCGATTATTGCCGATTGTCGGTGGGTGGGATGATATTTGGGTCATTACCTCAAAACTTCTCGAAACAGGCGTTCAGGAGCAATTGCCTAGCTTACCAGCAGCGAATTTACTCGCCGAACCAGAAGGAAGAGATACGGCAGCAGCGGTAGCTTGGGCGACATTGGAAGTAGCCAAACGGTATGGCGAAGATGTCGTAGTCGGCTTTTTTCCTGCCGATGCTTGGATTGCAGATGCCGAAGCTTTTGCCCAGACCATCGAATCGGCGGTACAATTGGCCGAGCATACAGGCGCGATCGTCACGTTAGGAATTACACCGACTTTTCCCTCAATTGGTTACGGTTATATCCAGCAGGGCATTGCCAGCGGTAAGTATAACGATCGAGATACCTATCGAGTCGATCGATTTACCGAAAAACCAGATTTAGAAACAGCAAAAAGCTTTATCGCTAGTGGCGACTATACCTGGAATAGTGGCATCTTTATTTTCACAGCTAGCACCGCGATCGGCGAATTAAATATACATGCACCCGAACTAATGCAATTACTGATCGAAAAAGGCGTCAGTATTTATCCCACCTTACCCAAGATTAGTATCGATTATGCCTTGATGGAAAAAACCAAACTCACCCATGTCATTCCCGCTGATTTTGGTTGGGATGACTTGGGCGATTGGAACGCGATCGAACGACTCCTCAAAGGTGACAATATTAATGTCGAATTAGCCAATCACGTCTGTATCGACACCACAGGTGCAGTGCTCTATGCCAGCAATCCAGACGAAGTAGTAGTCACGATCGGATTAGAAGATGTCGTCGTCGTCCGCGATGGCGATGTGACCCTAATTGTCGCCAAAGATCGCACCCAAGAAATCAAACAAGTGGTCAATAAAATTAAAGAAGATCGAGAACTCGATCGGCTACTCTAATTGGCTCTATCGATAGACAAGATTAAAAAAGATCTTGGGTCATAAGACCGATCGATAGAAAAAGCGAGCGAGCGATTTAAACCACATGCGATCCACATAAAAAAAGGAGAGAATCATGATTCTCTCCTTTTTTATGTTGGCCTTGGCCATTGTTGTCGTTGCCTTGGTCTTTGAGTTTTTGTCGTAACATTTGAGTGCGCTTTTTGAGTTGGCGTTGGCGTGCCGAACCGCCTTTACCCTTGTCATTTCTCCCTTCTTTGCGGGGGGATTCCCATCGCTTGAGACGCTGTGACATACATTTTAAGTAGCTTGTGATTATATCGTAGCAAATTAGTTTATCGATCGCAAGACCTCGCTCTTTCATTCGATCGAGATGACACAACTTATTCGTCAAACAAAACCCATTACCGATCGAGATTTAAGGATTGACAGGATTGACAGGATTAGGCAAGCGGTACTATCTACACATTACCCATGGCCAAACCTGCCAGATATCCTGTCGTCCAGGCACTCTGAAAATTGAAGCCACCAGTGACCCCATCGATATCGAGAATTTCGCCTGCAAAATACAACCCCGGACAAATTTTGCTTTCCATCGTTTGGAAATTCACCGACTTAAGATCGACACCGCCACAGGTGACAAATTCTTCTTTAAATACGCCTTTGCCAGTAATCTGATATTCACCGCGATTGAGTTCGCCAATTAAGCGATCGAGTGTTTTATTTGCCAATCCCGCCCATCGATCGGTAGATTGAATGCCGATATGACTCGTTAGCGATTCCCACAAGCGATGAGGAATCGGCACGGGGCAACTATTTTGGATCGTTTTTTGGGGTAATTGAGATTTGACGGATAAGATTAATTCGCGCAATTTATCGGGGCGATAATCTGGCAACCAATCGATAATTAAAGTAGTTTGATAGCGCGCCTCCGCCAGCAACCTGGCACCCCAGGCTGATAATTTTAGCACTGCTGGCCCGCTGACACCCCAATGGGTAACCAGTAATGCTCCTGTTTGCGTCAAAGCGTTCTTACCCGCACCAGCCAGCTTGACAGTGGCCGATTTGACGCTGACACCTGCTAAATTTGCCAAACGCGAATCGGGAATATTGAAGGTAAATAGCGATGGTACGGGAGTCGCGATCGGATGTCCCAATTGTTGCGCCCATTTATAGGCACTGGGATTGCTGCCTGTCGCTAACAATACTCGATCGGCACTCA harbors:
- a CDS encoding mannose-1-phosphate guanylyltransferase codes for the protein MRPKFVPIILAGGKGERFWPLSRKHRPKQFLCLDGSGESLIQATANRLLPIVGGWDDIWVITSKLLETGVQEQLPSLPAANLLAEPEGRDTAAAVAWATLEVAKRYGEDVVVGFFPADAWIADAEAFAQTIESAVQLAEHTGAIVTLGITPTFPSIGYGYIQQGIASGKYNDRDTYRVDRFTEKPDLETAKSFIASGDYTWNSGIFIFTASTAIGELNIHAPELMQLLIEKGVSIYPTLPKISIDYALMEKTKLTHVIPADFGWDDLGDWNAIERLLKGDNINVELANHVCIDTTGAVLYASNPDEVVVTIGLEDVVVVRDGDVTLIVAKDRTQEIKQVVNKIKEDRELDRLL
- a CDS encoding site-2 protease family protein, translated to MNGNIRVGSLFGIPFYVNPSWFLVLGLVTWSYGEGLAAQFPDLPGSTPLLLGLVTALLLFSSVLAHELGHSFVAIKQGIKVDSITLFLFGGLASLEKESDSPANAFWVAIAGPAVSLVIAAILTGLGFATHITGPLAAIAAVLAAINLSLGLFNLIPGLPLDGGNILKAIVWKVTGNQYKGVKIASIVGQAFGWVAIASGLLPVFLYGSFDNFWNLLIGSFLLQNAGKSAQYARVQERLTGLTVADAVTPNSPIIRDNITLREFVDQRTLAGSNWQKFLVTNESGHLVGELALDALKDVRSDRWAHTLVSEIVQSIEPSTIIISDRPLLQAIEQLESKHVSTLSVTDSEGILVGLLEKTAVINLIHRQPQANPA
- a CDS encoding AAA-like domain-containing protein, giving the protein MPRSVRLRSDVIGRVQTLVHHNFFCQNDLADELGFAQSTISNFINGIPVDRRIFQAICEKLGIEDWRAFAEMPQQRGSGGESETREMGGQRQPQEQQVLSQRSVQPIVVPAPLPPSATELLPLETPEGSVPLNSNFYIERLPQETYCKTEIAKPHALIRLKAPRQMGKTSLMLRLLRQAESQGDRTVYLSLEQVMEQAWSDADLFLHWFCASVALKTQHKFQHEEYASLTTMVGSTLGTQEYFESYLLPDLVAPLTIGLDSIDRLFDYPHLYNNFFSLLRSLHEAGKHTEVLSKLRLIISHAAEVYVPLEIDRSPFNVGISIELGEFTSDRVTLLAAKHQLNWTQIDIDNLMSVIGGHPFLVRLAMFEIASNNIDLSTLLTTATSREGIFYRHHLARLETNLHTQPDLLAAMASVIRTPEGAMLSPSLKGKLEGLGLVKYQGEVVVPRCELYRQYFRALSS
- a CDS encoding AAA-like domain-containing protein — encoded protein: MLEREPYEYRVGGSLPEHAPSYAIRRADRDFYDGLKAGDFCYVFNSRQMGKTSLLVRTLHRLRGEGVACTTIDVSGRGSGNIQPEQWYAGIAYTLVKDFKLANPLQFMKSWWQERDFLPPPQRLAEFIETVLLPNTTTPLAIFIDEIDSTLSLDFSTDDFFAIIRSCYDRRATNPDYQRLTFALIGVATPSDLIADKRRTPFNVGRAIELTGFTLAEASPLAIGLMELTDNPQATLANILEWTGGQPFLTQKLCYLLTQSNLFVRSNDAVAVIKKLVQAEILEDWESKDNPPHFKTIAARLTASETRSSSLLGLYRQILTDRSISIDNLPEERELQLSGITVKFGDRLRVANPIYAEIFNRSWVDKQLASFRPYGTAVKEWLESNKQDNSRLLRGKALEDALTWSKGKNLSNIDSQFLSTCREQRIYEANQEVLQQRIKQLWLLSGIAILFAFSALYLGAEARREKEKAQIATITAKNALNQALIKSDNSKHTLETLIGTLEAAKLLLNDPDRQLQPETETNLQYSLYGTLERNRLTHQNTVTGVNYSSDGKFIASVSKDRSLKIWQPDGKEIIVIPHSQSLKDLAISTDSKKIVTVGDDNRVRIWNIEGKQVTPTLAPYERRDKFLRVAITQDAKYIAAATNTDSQNAEIVIWEVKSGKIMKVLAFPKTPGEVGDRTHSFRDLKFSVDGKFLAAASTDTTIKVWAWQTSKSPQILTGHQDWAYSLSFRQDGKWLVSSGGGSDKSLKIWQIKAGEFKLYKTLEKIHEEGFYVAFNPNNRELATAGGTLKIWDFDRILAYSRSTINANDWGNILLAHISSNQTEYKSISYSPDGRRIALAATDSQVIIWEPDRALERNVSASDLSIKRVTYSNNGKYLATAGSDKQIRIWTADGRLFRTISGHKDWVYGLSFSPDDRSIASASEDNTIKIWQVADGKLVRTLKHNDFALDVSFSPDKRYLASVGNDEKIKIWDVRDGKLVTEIKITNNDHWIWKVTFSPDGRYLAANSTNGVELYRTSDFTKVRTLDDNNRQKMQSLLKISFSPDSKTIAASGVDGLFRWWSIPDGKSLAKYQAHQAASDDVQFSPDSQEIATSGGGTIKFWSRKGELRRTIESFNALSLAFSPDGKTFVAVDKNGVMRFWNLARLERVYLSLDASYAKGCERLQEYLAGIRTQRDRNSVSIDSICNP
- a CDS encoding NAD(P)/FAD-dependent oxidoreductase, translating into MQIIIIGGGAAGFFAAITCAQTYPDTRVTLIEAGKHPLAKVKISGGGRCNVTHSCFEPTQLVQYYPRGNKALRGAFSRFQPQDTVNWYAERGVKLKTEADGRMFPTTDDSDTIVQCLLAAATAAGVKIWTGEAVAEISPQQPSGWSVALKSGAILSADRVLLATGSNPSAYKWAQQLGHPIATPVPSLFTFNIPDSRLANLAGVSVKSATVKLAGAGKNALTQTGALLVTHWGVSGPAVLKLSAWGARLLAEARYQTTLIIDWLPDYRPDKLRELILSVKSQLPQKTIQNSCPVPIPHRLWESLTSHIGIQSTDRWAGLANKTLDRLIGELNRGEYQITGKGVFKEEFVTCGGVDLKSVNFQTMESKICPGLYFAGEILDIDGVTGGFNFQSAWTTGYLAGLAMGNV
- a CDS encoding tetratricopeptide repeat protein is translated as MSKQIFISGLTLLSVLFATATSGSAELAPGVNTLTIKRIEESKTPSRTNNRQFANASERSMAYVRQGLAAQRAGNDRLALEYYYRAVKLDRTNAVAFMAAGNLLGDTDEGISCMKAAALLFQRQENQEGYEMATNWLAERGASE
- a CDS encoding leucine-rich repeat domain-containing protein, with the translated sequence MELANLIQKIDRVQLESLPTLDLSFHQLGILPDSVGNLSSLITLSLLNNNLINLPETIGNLAKLTSLSLSSNQLSNLPDCLGKLSNLTNLYIGSNRLVNIPENIGNFSKLIKLSLRDNLLNKLPESIGSLSNLTCLHLDRNRLISLPASIEYLTNLTELNLSGNSLDRLPDTISRLTNLTELKLNGNRLTSLPESICNLKNLTELHLDGNPLTDLSILQELPKLETVRFQGVNLRYQYWSDLSSWKLQRLLAKYRIEIDRKSIESTKSKLTID